The sequence below is a genomic window from Paucidesulfovibrio longus DSM 6739.
TGGCGCAGCCGTGAGATATCCTTTCGCAGCGCTCCGCTGGAAAAAATGCCCGAAGCCCGCGACCTGACCCTGACCGTCTCTGCGGACCTTACTTCCGAAGAAGGGAACATTCCCCTGGGGCGGGAATCGACGAGCGCATTCAGCGTGGTGCTCGACCCGGTCCTGCGGGCCGAGCGGCTCGACAGCGTCGACCAGGGCGACCATTTCAATCTCCGCATCGGTCTTTCCACCGCCGTGGACCCGGAAAGCGCGGCGGATTTCGTCCGGGTGACCCCGGAAACCGATTACCGTCTCACCACGGACGGCAACGACCTGATCCTGCGCGGCGATTTCCTGCCCGGCTCCGAATATGCCGTCCAACTGCGCAAGGGACTGACCGCCATCGACGGCGCAGTGCTCGGCGAAGACTGGTCCGCGGGCGGCGTCATGCCCGATCTTGCCCCCGGAGCGGAATTCGCGGACGAAGGCATGTTCCTCTCCCTGCGCGGAGCCCGCGCCCTGAGTCTGGAAACGGTGAACACGGACCGCGTGGACCTGACCGTGGACCGCGTCTACCGAAACAACCTCTTCTGGCTTTTCGCCGACTACGGCTGGATGGTCTTCGACCAGGAATTCAACCCGTCGGGACTGAACTACTCCCTAGGCGACCGCGTGGCCGAAAAGACCCTGAATGTCCCGGCCGCGCCCAACCGCACGGCGCGCAGCCGTGTGGACCTGGGCCGCTACATCGACGGCAAGACGCCGGGATTCTACCGCGTGGGGCTGACCCTGCCGGGTTCCTGGTGGGGCAAGCAGCGCTGGGTGCTGGTCACGGATCTCGGCATCGCGGCCAAGCGGGGCGCGGACGAACTGCTGGTCTGGGTCAATTCCTTCTCAACGCTCGCGCCGCAGGCCGGCGTCAGCGTGACGTTGCGCTCCGAGCGCAACCAGATTCTGGCGCGGGGCGTCACCGACGCGAACGGCTTCTGGCGGCTCGGCGGGCTCGCCGCCAAGCTCGGCAAAGCGCAGGCCTTCATGATCACCGCCGAGAAGGGCAACGACTTCAGCTTCATGCTTCCGGACCGCTTCCAAGTGGACACCACAGGGCTGGACGTGGGCGGCAGCGGATTTTCCCAGCACGGGCTGAGCGCGTTCATCTACGGCGAACGGGACATCTACCGTCCCGGCGAAACCCTCGAAGGCGCGGCCATCGTGCGCGACCAGCATCTTTCCGCGCCCCCGGCCCTGCCCCTGACCCTGCGCAGCTACGACCCCGAAGGTCGGCTGCTGGAATCCCGGCTGCTGCGCACCGACGCGCAAGGCGTGGCCGCGTTCAAACGGGAGATCCCCGACTACGCCCTGACCGGCTCCTATTTCATGCAGCTCGAGGCGGGCGGCGACACTGTCGGCGAGTACCGCTACCAGGTCGAGGAATTCGTCCCCGACCGCATCCGCGTGGACATCCGGCCCGCGTCGCTCTCCAGCGCGCCCGGACAAAACCTCGATTTCAGCGTGGAGGGGCGCTACCTTTTCGGGCCTCCTGCGGCGGACCTGGACGCGGAAGCCCGCGTCACGCTCCGTCCCCTGTCCTTTGCGCCCAGAGGGTATGAAAACTTCGCCTTCGGCGACCCGGAAAAGGAATTTCCGAATACGGAAATCTTCGCCCAGACCGACGGCAAGCTCGACGACCAGGGAAGACTCGATTTCAGCGTCAAGATTCCCAAGGGGTTGACCCCGCCCGCCGCACTGGAAGCCTACATCTCTGCACGAGTCCGCGAACATGGCGGTCGCGGCGTCAGCGGCGGCCAGGGCGTGCCGGTTCATGCCTATCCGCGCTACCCCGGCCTCGCCCTGCTGGACAGGAACGCCTTTGATCCAGGCGAGCCCGTGGACTTCCGTTTCGTGCTCGTCTCGCCGGACGGAGCCCCTGCCCAGGGAAAACTCCAGGCCGCTTTCTACAAGGACGAATGGCAGACCGTGGTCCGGCGCACGCCGTCCGGCGGCTTCCGGTATGAATCCAGCCGCGACCCCAAACTGCTCGAACGCAAGGAACTCTCAACCCCGGACACCACTGCCAAGAACGGACCTGTCGTGGGAGACTTCAAGTTCACGCCGGAAGAATTCGGAAGCTACCGCGTGACGCTCACGGACCCGGCTTCGGGCGCATCGACGCAGCTTGAATTCTACTGCGGTGGCTGGGGCTATTCGCCCTGGGCCATGGAAAACCCGGCGCGCATCGAAATCGTGCCGGACAAGGAGGAATACAAGGCGGGCGAACGCGCCACCTTCCAGCTGCGCACGCCCTTCGCGGGCAAGGCCCTGGTCACGGTGGAAAGCCGCGACATCCTGGAAACGCACGTGGTGGACGTTGTCGGCAACACGGCCGAAGTCAGCTTCCCGGCCAAGAGTTCCTACGCCCCCAACGTCTACATCTCGGCCATGCTGCTGCGGAAGGCCGGCGACCTCGCGCCGGGCGAGGCGGGACGGGCCTTCGGTTCCATCCCCTTCAACGTCGATCGGGCCGTGAACCGCCTGGACGTCGCCCTGCGCGCGCCGGAGGAAGTCCGACCCGGCGGTGCAATCCGGATCGAGGCGCGAACCCGGCCCGGCAGCACCGTGACCATCGCGGCCGTGGACGAGGGCATCCTGCGGCTCATCGCCCAAAAGACGCCGAATCCATTCGACTTCTTCTATGCCAAGCGTCGGCTGGACGTGGAGAGCTTCGACATCTTCTCCATGCTCTTTCCCGAACCGGGGGTGGAAGGTTCCGCTCCGGCGGGCGGCGGCGAAATGCTCGAGGCCATGGCCGACTACGTTCGCAGCGAAGGCATCAGCAGGGTCAAGCCCGTCACCTTCTGGTCCGGGCCGCTCACTGCGGACGCCCAGGGCATGGTGCGCTTCTCGGCCCAGGCTCCCGAAGGCTTCCAGGGCGCGCTGCGGATCATGGCTGTCGCCGCGGAGCAAAAACACTTCGGATCGGGCAGCGTGCTGACCCGCATCAAGTCTCCGGTATCCGCCACAGCCACCTTCCCTCGCTTCCTGGCGCTGGACGAGCGGGTTCTCGTGCCCGTAACCGTGCGCAACGATACGGACGGGGATCTGGAGATCGCGCTGCGCATCACGGCCGAAGGCCCCCTGACCTTGGATGCGGAGGAACGAAAAGTCCCGGTCCCGGCAGGCCGTGAGGTCACCGTTCCCTTTGAGCTGCGCACCGGCGCCTCGGAAGGCCGGGCTCGGTTCGTCGTGTCCGCGGAAGGCGGCGGCCAGAGCTTCCGCAGCGAGACGGAGCTTCCCGTTCGAACGGCCTACCCCTTTGAGCGCCATGTGGATTCGGGCAGCCTGGACAGCCAGGCCCTGGACCTTCCTCCTGCTCCCGAAGGCCTGCTCGCCCCCACGCTGCGGCGCGAACTGCACGTGGGCGGACTGCCCATGATCCGCTACAGCGGCGAACTGCGTGACTTGCTCCGCTATCCCTACGGCTGCGCCGAGCAGACCGTGTCCCGCGCCTTCCCGTTGCTGCGCTTCGGCGAACTGGCCCAGGCGCTGGCTCCGGACCTCGTGGGCGAAAAAGGCCCGGCGTTCATGGTTCAGAGCGCCTTGCGCCGCCTTTCGGCCATGCAGACGGGCGACGGCGGTTTCGGATTCTGGCCAGGCGCCTACGAAGCTGATCCTTGGGTCAGCGTCTATGCGACCCACTTCCTCATCGAAGCCAAACGCGCGGGATTCGGCGTTTCCGAAGCAAGCTACGGCCCCGCGCTGGGCTTTGTGGCCCGACTGGTCAAGGAACAGAATCCCAAGCAGCGCTCCGGTCTGGAACGCATCGCCTACGGCCTGTATGTCCTCGCCCGCGCCGGGCAACCGGACAGGGGCATGATGCATTATCTGGCGGAACAGGAACGCGAACGCCTGGACGCCGGTTCCGCCTCTCTTCTGGCTGCGAGCTTTGCCGCCGTCGGGGACATGCACACCTATGAAGCCTTGCTGACCAAGGCTCCCCAGATGCCGGACGAAAATCGCGAGCGCGGCGGCAACCTGGGCTCGCCCCTGCGCGATCATGCGTTGATCCTGCTGGCGCTCATGGACGCGGCCCCGGCCGATCCGCGCGTGCCCGGCACTGTGGAACAGCTCACCAGACTCATGGACACGGGAAGCCACACCACGCAGGAAAACGCGCTGGCCCTGATGGCGCTGGGCGCGTTCTTCGAACGCCAGGCCAGCCATGCGCCCTTCTCCGGCAAGGTTCTCGTGGACGGCGAAGTCGCAGGGAAATTCAGCAATGAATCGGCCCTGCATCTGGAAGGACTCGGAGCGGGCAAAATCCGCATCGAACTGGACGGACAGACGGAACCCGGAGCGGTCCTCTACAGCCTGGAAACGCGTGGAGCCCCCTCCTCGAAGTCGTACGCGCCGCAGTCGAAGGGAATCGAGGTGCGCCGCAGCCTGCTCGATCGCCAGGGCAAGGCGCTCGCAGGCGCCGTGAAGCAGGGCGATCTGCTCGTGCTCAAGGTGGACGTTCGCTCCAGAAGCGGCGCGGTTCCGAACATGGCGGTGCAGACCCTGCTGCCCACCGGACTGGAAGTGGAGAACCCCCGTCTGGCCACGACAGAGCGGCTGGACTGGATGGAGGACGCTCCTTTCGATGCGGCGTATCAGGATCTGCGGGACGACCGCGTGCTGCTCTTCGGCGACCTGCCCTTCAGCGCGGATACGCCCGACGAATGGCGAAGCCAGTACGTTCTGGTCCGCGCCGTGAGCGCGGGCGAATTCACGCTGCCGCCTGTTCGGGTCGAGGCCATGTACGATCCGGCGGTTTTCGCCCAGGGCGAGGCGGGCCGCCTGGAAGTGGCCAAGGACTTCTGATGCGTCGGCTTTTCGGGGAGCGCGGGACCGGACCCTCGACAAGGCTTCCGGTCCCGCGTTTGCTGCTTTTCGGCGCGGCGGGCGGAGTCGCCGCGTTCATGGTGGCCTGGCTCTGCTTCCTGGGGCTGAATGCGGCTTTCCCCTTTCCGGAATCCGCGCTTCACCCGGCTCCGGCCCGACTGGTTCTCGACCGCGAGGGCGAACCACTGCGCGCGTTCCTCGCCCCGGACGGCCAATGGCGATTTCCCGTGGAGCTGGAGGAAGTTTCCACGGTCATGCGCAAAACCCTGTTGCGTTCCGAAGATCGCTGGCTGCGCTGGCATCCGGGCGTCAACCCGTTCGCCATCCTGCGCGCCGCCTGGGACAACCTGCTTTCGGGAAGAGTGGTCAGCGGCGGCTCCACCCTGGCCATGCAGGTTTCCCGCCTGGCCGAGCCGCGCCCCCGGACCCTGCGCTCCAAGCTTGTGGAAGCGTTTCGCGCAGTGCAATTGCGCTGGAACCACAGCCCGGACGAGATTCTCGAATTCTGGCTGAACATGGCCCCGTTCGGAGGGAATATCGTCGGAGTGGGGGCGGCTTCCCGATTTTACTTCAACAAGACCCCGGACCGCCTTTCCCTGGGGGAGGCCGCCCTGCTGACCGCTCTGCCCCGCTCGCCCAACGGATACGACCCCATTCGCAATCCCGCTGCCGCGCACATGGTGAGATCGCGCGTGCTGGACCGGCTCCACGGACTCTTTCCGGACAAGCGGCTGGCCCAGGTCGCCCAGGAGCCCCTGCCCACCGCGCTGACGCCCCAGCCCATGCGCGCTCCGCATTTCGCCCTGGAGGCGCTCTCCCGCCTCTCCGGCCCCCGCCTTCGCACCAGCCTTGATCCACGGGCGCAACGACTCGCCGAAGAAACGGTGCGCGCCCGCATCAACGAGCTGCGCATCCAGGGCATCGACTCCGCGGCCGTGGTCGTCCTGGACACCGCCACACGCGAAATCCGCGCCCTGGTCGGCTCTCCCTCTTTCTTCGACGACGAACGCTCCGGTCAGATCGACGGAGCCTTGATTCGGCGTTCGCCCGGCTCGACCCTGAAGCCTTTTCTCTACGCCCAGGCCATGGACCTGGGATTGGTTTTCCCGGACGCGCTCCTGCTGGACATTCCCACCGACTACGCCGGATATGCCCCGGAGAACTACGACGGCACGTTTCGCGGTTCCGTCACTGCGGAATACGCCTTGGCGCATTCCCTGAATGTCCCGGCGGTCCGCCTGCTCGGCTCCGTCGGCCTGGAGCGCTTCCTCGACCTGCTCCGGCGCGGCGGGCTGAACAGTCTGGACAAGCCCGCCGGACACTACGGCCTCCCGCTGATCCTCGGCGGGGGCGAGGTCACGCTTCTCGATCTCGTGAACCTCTACGCCACTCTCGCCCAGGGGGGACGCCCCGCACCCGTGCGCTTCGCTCCGGCGATTTCCACGGACCCGGCTCAAGCCCGACCGACCCGGGACAAGCCCCTGCTTTCGCCGGAAGCCTGTTTCCTGACCACGCGAATCCTCTCCCAGGTGGAACGCCCCGACATGCCTCGGGCCTGGGCGCTGACCGCGACGGCTCCGGAAGCGGCCTGGAAGACGGGAACGTCTTTCGGGCACCGCGACGCATGGGCCATCGGCTTTTCCGGCAGGTTCACCATCGGCGTCTGGGTCGGCAACCTGGACGGCCGCGCGGCAAAAGGCATCTCCGGCGCGCGCCACGCAGGACCGCTGCTCTTCGATCTCTTCCATCTTCTCGAAGACAACGCCTCGACCTTGCCGGAGTTCGGCCCCCTGGACCTGGACCAGGTCGAACTCTGCGCCCAGAGCCGCAAGCTTCCCGGTCCCTACTGCACGGATCGGATCACGGCCACGATCATCCCAGGGCGGACCAAGCTTGAGCAGGACGACTGGACCGTTCGGATATTCGTGGACGACGCCACAGGCGAGCGGCTGGCCGGGGACTGCCTTGCGGCCCGCCCGCACCATGCGGAAACATTCGTGCGCCTGCCTCCGGGTCTGGCGGCCTGGCGCGAATCCGTGGGACTGCCCGTGACCAGTTTGCCTCGGCTGCATCCCGACTGCCAGGCATTGCCGGATGGGGGCCTGCTGCGAATCGTATCGCCGGATCCGGCCACGCCGTATCGGATTCGCCCCGGCACTCCTCCGGAGTACCAGCAAATCCCACTCGTGGCGGACGCGTCACCGGAAACGCGGGAATTGTTCTGGTTCCTGGACGGCAAGCTTCTGAGCGCGGCCCGGCCCGGGGTACCGTTCTTTCTGCCCGCGCCCCCGCCCGGAGAACACAAAATCGCGGTGCAGGACGATCAAGGCCGTTCGGATGCGCTGGTCTTCAGCGTGGAGCGCTGACTGGACCAGCACATGGCCCGGAACGAGAAGCAGGCCCGCACCCGCCGCGCTGAGACATGCGCGAAGGTGCGGGCCTGCGATTCGACCCGGCGATGCGGTCACTCCCCCGGGTTACGGGGTGTTCTGCATCTGCTGAATGTATTCTTCCGGCCAATGCACCGGATTGGGATCACCGTCGATGATGGCCTGCTTGGCCACGGGCTCGAGGCGGAACTTGTTCTTGATGAAGCTGGTGTACAGCCCGGCATGGTCGATCTCGCCGATGAGGATGCAGCCGACGAGCACGTCGCCCTCGAAAACGACCTTGCGGTACACGGACTTTTCCGTGTCGATCTGGCTGTGGATCTCCAGCCCGGATTCGATTTCCGGGTTCGAGTTGCCGACGGCCACGGTGGGCAGGCCGTAATAGGTGATGGAGTTCATGGACAGCCCGCCGGAGTAATGGTCCTCCTCGCCCGCCATGTTCATGCCCGCGTAGCGTCCCTGGGTATAGGCGTTGGGCCAGATGGGCCGGACGGTGTATTCGCCGGTGAGGATGTCCAGGGCCTCGGCCACGTCGCCCGCGGCGAAGATGTCCTTGTCCGTGGTGCAGAGCGTGTCGTCCACCACGATGCCGTTGTTGACCTTCAGCCCGGCGGACTCGGCCAGGGCCTTGTTGGGCTTGACGCCCGCCGCGACCACGACCACGTCGGCGGGCACGAAGCCCTTGTCCGTGTCCACGCCTTCGACGCTGCCGTCGTCGCGCCGGACGATGGCGCGGGTATTGGCCTGCTGCTTGAAGGACAGGCCGTGCTTTTCGAGGTGGCGGACGACCATGTCGCTGGCGGCCTCGTCGAAATATGCGCGCATGATGCGCGAGCGAACGATCATGCTCACGGGAACGCCTTTTTCCGCAAAGCCCTCGGCGGCCTTGAGCGCGATGAGCCCTGCCCCGATGACGGCGACGCTCTTGACCTTGTCCACGATTTCGCGGAGCTGCTCGGCGTGGCTGATGGTGGTGAAGTTGTAGACGCCCTCGCCGTCCACGCCCATGATGCCGGGCGTGACAGGCGTTCCGCCGGTGGCCAGCAGGAGCTTGTCGTAGGGCAGGTTCTCTCCGGACTGAAGCACGATCTTTTTCGCCTCCCGGTCCACCTTGACCACCCTGGAGGCGAGCTTCATCTCGATCTTGTTGCGTCTGTACCATTCTTCGGGACGGAAGGGCATGGTCTCCAGCTTGATCTTGTCGGCGAGATAATAGGATATCAGGGGACGCCCGTAAGTAGGAACGGCCTCGTCGCTGACCACGATGATTTTCCCTTCCTGGTCCCTGCTGCGTATGCCTTCGATGGCTCCGATGGCGGAAACGCCGTTGCCGACAATCACATATTCCATTATTTTCCTCCGGAGAGCTGTTTGACAAGATTGGAAACAAGCCCTGTCAGGACGACAGTTCGAGAGAGACACATACCCATTTTTCGCAAAAAAATCCACTCCATTTCCTGCCCCCTTGTGGACCGCCAAGGCATGGCGTATACAATCAAATACGTGGAGGAGCGTGCGCTTGCATCTCTGCAAAAGAAACGATATGCCTTGGCCCTCTCGTGAATCCTGTCCTGGAGACTTACCACCGTGAACAAACACAAAGTCCTTATCGCCAACCGCGGCGAGATCGCCATTCGCATTATGGAAGCCTGCCGTGACCTCGGTCACGACTTCGTCGCCGTGCACACGGTCGAGGACGAAGCTTCCGGGCATGTGGAAACGGCCCGGCGCCTCGGCGGCGAAGAATGCCTGTACCGCATCAGCTCCTACAATGACGCGGGCGAACTCTTCAGCGTGGCCGACGCTTCCGGAGCCACGGCTGTGCACCCCGGCTACGGATTCTTCTCGGAGAACTACCGTTTCGCGCGCCGCGTCGTGCAGCGCGAACGCCCCATGGTCTTCATCGGTCCCTCCTGGTGGGTGATCCGCGACCTGGGCGACAAGATCAACACCAAACGACTGGCACGCAGCCTGAACGTGCCCACGGTTCCCGGCTCCGACCGGGCGATCTATGACGAGCTGGAAGCCGAGGAAATCGCCGAGAGCCTCTTCGCCTTTCAGGAAAGCCAGGGCATTTCCTGCCCCGTGGTCCTCGTCAAGGCTTCGGCGGGCGGCGGCGGCATGGGCATCGACGAAGTGCCGGACATGGACCGCTTTCGCCAGATCTACCGTCGCATCCGCAACTATTCGTTGCGCCAGTTCAACGACGAGGGCGTGCTCATCGAGCAGCGCATCTTCGACTTCAACCACCTGGAAGTGCAGCTCGTTTCCGAGCGTTCCGGCAAGCGCCACGTGACCTTCGGCACCCGGAACTGCTCTGTGCAGAGTCCCGGACGCCAGAAGCGCATCGAGACCGCTCCCGGCTTCTATCCCTCGGGCATCACCTACGCCTTCGACGCCCAAAAGGTCATCGACGACATCACCGCCTATTCCCTGCGCATGGCCGAGGCCATCAACTACGACAACGTGGGAACATGGGAATGGATTGTCACCCCGAAAGGCGATCCCTTCTTGATGGAAGTGAATACTCGCATACAGGTCGAGAACGGCGTGTCCGCCGCCATAGCCCGCATCAAGGGCAAGAACGGCGTGAACCTCCTGCGCGAACAGATCCGCCTCGCGTTGGGCGAGCCCATGGGCTACACTCAGAGCGACGTGAGCTTCGAGGGCGTGAGCATCGAGTACAGGATCATCGCCGAGGACACGGCAAACCGCTTCCAGCCCTGGGCCGGAAAAATCGAAACATTCGACTACAAGGACGCTCCCTGGCTGACCATGCACTCCCACGTCCCCACGGACCGGGCGTACCAGATTCCCACGGAATACGACCCGAACCTGGCTCTCGCCATCGTCTGGGGCAAGGATCTGGAAGAAGCAAAGGCCCGCGGCGTGGTCGCCCTGGACGGCATCACTCTCGAAGGCAGAGACGCGTCCGGGCTGGAGCTGAAATCCAACCTCGACTTCCTGCGTGAGAAAAACACGGCCCTCCTGAAATTCTGATCCTGAATTTCAGTTTCCCTTTTCGAGGAGAACAAAAGGTATTGTATGGATATCGAAAAGAAACTCGAAGAGCTGCGGCAGCGCGTCAAATACGCCCAGGACATCCTCGGCGAAAAGCGCAATCCCCGGCTCGACGCCTTCCTTGAAAAACTCTCGGAATTCGAGCTGGGCGACACCTGCGGCGACGAACGGCTCATGGCCACCCTTGACGCGCACGAACAGCGCCTCCAGGTGCTTGAGGAAAGCATCGACCGCGAATTGACCGCCATGGACAAGGTCCGCATCGTGCGCCACTCCGAGCGCGTCTGCCTCAAGGACATCCTTGAGAACGTCTACGACAACTACAACGAGATCGGCGGACGGGACGAAAACAGCATCGATCCGGGCATGGTCATCGCCAGGGCCTACATCACCCGCAGGGTGGGCAAGAAGGTCTACAACCAGCCCGTCATGGTCGTCGGCCAGGAAAAAGGCCATGGCCAGGAGTTTCGCAACGGCGGTTCCATCAAGCCCTGGGGCAACGCGAACGCATTGAAATACATGAAGGTCGCCGCCCAGGAAAACATCCCGATCCACACCTACGTGTTCACGCCCGGTTCGTATCCCATCGAGGACTACCCCGGCGCGGCCCAGCAGATCGCCGAGAACATCTACGAGATGTGCGGCCTGTCCGTGCCCATCGTGGCCGTCTTTTCCGAAGGCGGATCCGGCGGCGCCGAAGCCATCGGCATGGCCGACCGGCGGCTGATGTTCTCCCACGGCTACTATTCCGTCATTTCCCCCGAAGGCGCTGCCGCCATCGAAGGCCGCATCAAGGCCGGAGAGCGCAATACGCCGGAGATGATCGAAAAATGCGCCCTGCACCAGCGCATCACGGCCCAGGACAACCGCAAGAACGGCTACATCGACGTGATCGTGCAGGAGCCGCCCCTCGGAGCGCGGCCGGAGCACTTCGACTTCTTCAAGCGACTGCGCGGCGAAGTCATCCGGGCGACGGACAAGGTCGCGCTTTCCGTGCGCAGCCTGCGCTTCTTGCGCAAGCTGGCCATGAAATGGCGCAGCGACGATCCCTCCGACGTGGAGAAGATCTTCGTGCGCTGGCACCTCAGCCGCCGCGCGCGCGCGAGGCTGATCCGCAAACGCCGCAACAAGTATCTCGTCCTGTCCAAGCATGCCTACCAGGACAACCGCTCTCTCTTCCAGCGGCTGTTCATGGCCAACAAGAGCTTCATGGACACGGCCCAGTCCCTGATCCGCTACAGGCTGCTGCGCGGCGTGGGCAAAAGCATCAAGAACGTCACCTCCGAGGCCACGGACGAACTGCATGCCGTTGCAAGCCGGATGAACCAGGTGCGCATCGCCGCAGCTCGGCTTCTGGGCCTGAACGGCAACAGCGCCGGGAAAAAAGTCAACGAGCTGACCAACCTGAGCCGCCCTGCCGAGCCGAACGGAAGCGAGGCCCTGGCCCGCTACGTCAGCCCCCAGGCCCGCGTGGACCGGGAAATCTCCTGTCCCAACGCGGCGAAAAACGGCTGCCTGGACATCTGGGCGCGCGACCTCTTCGACGACTTCGCCGGAACCTGCCCCAACTGCGGCCACCACTTCCGCATGGAATACCAGTGGTATCTGGCGAACATCTTCGACAAGGACTCCATCCAGGAGTTCAACCGCAACATCGCCTCCGGCAACCCGACGGGCTTTCCCAACTTCGAGGACCGCGTCCAGAAGGCCAAGGACAAGACCGGGCTGCAAAGCGCGAGCATGACCTTCAACGCTTCGCTCATGGGCATCCGCCTGACCTGCGCCATGCTCGTCGCCGATTTCCGCGGCGGCTCCGTGGGAGCGGCCGAGGGCGAAAAATTCGTCCGCGCCCTGGAAATCGCCCGCAAGAAGCATCAGCCCTTCCTGGCCTACATTCACGGCACTGCCGGCATACGCATCCAGGAAGGCGTCAACGGGCTGATCCAGATGCCCCGCGTCACCATGGCGGTCCGCCAGTACATCGAAGCGGGCGGGCTCTACATCGTGCTCTACGACACCAATTCGTACGCCGGACCGCTGGCCTCGTTCCTGGGCTGCTCGCCCTACCAGTACGCGGTGCGCTCTTCGCGCATCGGCTTCGCCGGCCCCGGAGTCATCAAGGAAACCACCGGACTGGACATTCCGCCGGACTACCACAACTGCTTCAAGGCGCTGACGCGCGGACACATCCAGGACGTCTGGGACCGCAAGGAGATCCGCAAGAATCTCCACCAGGCCTTCCTGACCATCGGCGGACGCAACCTCTACTACCGCTGATCCCGCCCTTGAAACGCCCATTCCGGGCGCGGACCGCCGACATGCGGTCCGCGCCCTTTTTTCTGGGAAAATACACGAAACCGACACGCCCCCGTAACACCCCGCAACCAGCCGGGAG
It includes:
- the pbpC gene encoding penicillin-binding protein 1C; the protein is MRRLFGERGTGPSTRLPVPRLLLFGAAGGVAAFMVAWLCFLGLNAAFPFPESALHPAPARLVLDREGEPLRAFLAPDGQWRFPVELEEVSTVMRKTLLRSEDRWLRWHPGVNPFAILRAAWDNLLSGRVVSGGSTLAMQVSRLAEPRPRTLRSKLVEAFRAVQLRWNHSPDEILEFWLNMAPFGGNIVGVGAASRFYFNKTPDRLSLGEAALLTALPRSPNGYDPIRNPAAAHMVRSRVLDRLHGLFPDKRLAQVAQEPLPTALTPQPMRAPHFALEALSRLSGPRLRTSLDPRAQRLAEETVRARINELRIQGIDSAAVVVLDTATREIRALVGSPSFFDDERSGQIDGALIRRSPGSTLKPFLYAQAMDLGLVFPDALLLDIPTDYAGYAPENYDGTFRGSVTAEYALAHSLNVPAVRLLGSVGLERFLDLLRRGGLNSLDKPAGHYGLPLILGGGEVTLLDLVNLYATLAQGGRPAPVRFAPAISTDPAQARPTRDKPLLSPEACFLTTRILSQVERPDMPRAWALTATAPEAAWKTGTSFGHRDAWAIGFSGRFTIGVWVGNLDGRAAKGISGARHAGPLLFDLFHLLEDNASTLPEFGPLDLDQVELCAQSRKLPGPYCTDRITATIIPGRTKLEQDDWTVRIFVDDATGERLAGDCLAARPHHAETFVRLPPGLAAWRESVGLPVTSLPRLHPDCQALPDGGLLRIVSPDPATPYRIRPGTPPEYQQIPLVADASPETRELFWFLDGKLLSAARPGVPFFLPAPPPGEHKIAVQDDQGRSDALVFSVER
- a CDS encoding alpha-2-macroglobulin family protein; protein product: MNIPGPFAWLKNIKNIAILALSLVVAVETGLLVMGPGGPAAIQPDDPAAITVSDAVIDLANRQNLTLEFSFPLGREHVGEAANATAVDIAPDLPGQWIWTGAYSLTYKAEEPFRLATEYELTLHSEALTAAGQRFTGERTLRVKTGSFMLESLDLRAVPSPAGPTMITLEGTARFNAPVDPEALLKAMTLTDPHAAKPLEISALTGWRSREISFRSAPLEKMPEARDLTLTVSADLTSEEGNIPLGRESTSAFSVVLDPVLRAERLDSVDQGDHFNLRIGLSTAVDPESAADFVRVTPETDYRLTTDGNDLILRGDFLPGSEYAVQLRKGLTAIDGAVLGEDWSAGGVMPDLAPGAEFADEGMFLSLRGARALSLETVNTDRVDLTVDRVYRNNLFWLFADYGWMVFDQEFNPSGLNYSLGDRVAEKTLNVPAAPNRTARSRVDLGRYIDGKTPGFYRVGLTLPGSWWGKQRWVLVTDLGIAAKRGADELLVWVNSFSTLAPQAGVSVTLRSERNQILARGVTDANGFWRLGGLAAKLGKAQAFMITAEKGNDFSFMLPDRFQVDTTGLDVGGSGFSQHGLSAFIYGERDIYRPGETLEGAAIVRDQHLSAPPALPLTLRSYDPEGRLLESRLLRTDAQGVAAFKREIPDYALTGSYFMQLEAGGDTVGEYRYQVEEFVPDRIRVDIRPASLSSAPGQNLDFSVEGRYLFGPPAADLDAEARVTLRPLSFAPRGYENFAFGDPEKEFPNTEIFAQTDGKLDDQGRLDFSVKIPKGLTPPAALEAYISARVREHGGRGVSGGQGVPVHAYPRYPGLALLDRNAFDPGEPVDFRFVLVSPDGAPAQGKLQAAFYKDEWQTVVRRTPSGGFRYESSRDPKLLERKELSTPDTTAKNGPVVGDFKFTPEEFGSYRVTLTDPASGASTQLEFYCGGWGYSPWAMENPARIEIVPDKEEYKAGERATFQLRTPFAGKALVTVESRDILETHVVDVVGNTAEVSFPAKSSYAPNVYISAMLLRKAGDLAPGEAGRAFGSIPFNVDRAVNRLDVALRAPEEVRPGGAIRIEARTRPGSTVTIAAVDEGILRLIAQKTPNPFDFFYAKRRLDVESFDIFSMLFPEPGVEGSAPAGGGEMLEAMADYVRSEGISRVKPVTFWSGPLTADAQGMVRFSAQAPEGFQGALRIMAVAAEQKHFGSGSVLTRIKSPVSATATFPRFLALDERVLVPVTVRNDTDGDLEIALRITAEGPLTLDAEERKVPVPAGREVTVPFELRTGASEGRARFVVSAEGGGQSFRSETELPVRTAYPFERHVDSGSLDSQALDLPPAPEGLLAPTLRRELHVGGLPMIRYSGELRDLLRYPYGCAEQTVSRAFPLLRFGELAQALAPDLVGEKGPAFMVQSALRRLSAMQTGDGGFGFWPGAYEADPWVSVYATHFLIEAKRAGFGVSEASYGPALGFVARLVKEQNPKQRSGLERIAYGLYVLARAGQPDRGMMHYLAEQERERLDAGSASLLAASFAAVGDMHTYEALLTKAPQMPDENRERGGNLGSPLRDHALILLALMDAAPADPRVPGTVEQLTRLMDTGSHTTQENALALMALGAFFERQASHAPFSGKVLVDGEVAGKFSNESALHLEGLGAGKIRIELDGQTEPGAVLYSLETRGAPSSKSYAPQSKGIEVRRSLLDRQGKALAGAVKQGDLLVLKVDVRSRSGAVPNMAVQTLLPTGLEVENPRLATTERLDWMEDAPFDAAYQDLRDDRVLLFGDLPFSADTPDEWRSQYVLVRAVSAGEFTLPPVRVEAMYDPAVFAQGEAGRLEVAKDF
- a CDS encoding NAD(P)/FAD-dependent oxidoreductase, with protein sequence MEYVIVGNGVSAIGAIEGIRSRDQEGKIIVVSDEAVPTYGRPLISYYLADKIKLETMPFRPEEWYRRNKIEMKLASRVVKVDREAKKIVLQSGENLPYDKLLLATGGTPVTPGIMGVDGEGVYNFTTISHAEQLREIVDKVKSVAVIGAGLIALKAAEGFAEKGVPVSMIVRSRIMRAYFDEAASDMVVRHLEKHGLSFKQQANTRAIVRRDDGSVEGVDTDKGFVPADVVVVAAGVKPNKALAESAGLKVNNGIVVDDTLCTTDKDIFAAGDVAEALDILTGEYTVRPIWPNAYTQGRYAGMNMAGEEDHYSGGLSMNSITYYGLPTVAVGNSNPEIESGLEIHSQIDTEKSVYRKVVFEGDVLVGCILIGEIDHAGLYTSFIKNKFRLEPVAKQAIIDGDPNPVHWPEEYIQQMQNTP